The following nucleotide sequence is from Vulpes lagopus strain Blue_001 chromosome 1, ASM1834538v1, whole genome shotgun sequence.
GGGCCTGGCGGCCGCAAGCCCTGCCCCATCTGACGCACAGGAGAAGAAGCCGCTGAAGCCCTGCTGCGCCTGCCCGGAGACCAAGAAGGCGCGCGATGCGTGGTCAGTGCGCAagcgg
It contains:
- the LOC121473399 gene encoding cytochrome c oxidase copper chaperone — translated: MPGLAAASPAPSDAQEKKPLKPCCACPETKKARDACIIEKGEEHCGHLIEAHKECMRALGFKI